One segment of Aquimarina sp. BL5 DNA contains the following:
- a CDS encoding AI-2E family transporter has product MSSKTIAYGILRAIAILVGVLVLLWFLYKIQSILLYITFAAVISLMGRPLVQFLKRRLKFNNTLAVMFALFITIGLFLSLFLLFVPIVTEQGQLIGSIDINEVGDDLDRLNQEISDYFNVEKLNFIELIKQTDLMQFFDLKAIPDAINTFLSGFGAVLIGLFSVLFISFFLLKDSKLLENSLLVFAKKENETRFMRAFTKIKDLLSRYFVGLLLQILILFILYTILLLIFGVHNAIAVALIAAIFNLIPYVGPLFGGALVLILATTSNLGYDFQSVILPKLTYILIGYIVIQLIDNFLNQPLIFGNSVKSHPLEIFLAILIFGALFGIGGLIVAVPFYTAIKVIAKEFLSEYKIVKQLTKEL; this is encoded by the coding sequence ATGAGTTCTAAAACAATCGCTTATGGTATTCTGAGAGCAATAGCAATCCTTGTTGGTGTGCTGGTGTTACTCTGGTTTTTATATAAAATACAGTCCATCTTACTTTATATCACCTTTGCAGCTGTTATTTCATTGATGGGAAGACCGTTAGTACAATTCTTAAAAAGAAGATTAAAGTTTAATAATACTCTTGCCGTAATGTTTGCCTTATTCATTACGATTGGATTGTTTCTTAGTTTGTTTTTATTATTCGTTCCTATTGTTACAGAACAAGGACAACTGATTGGATCCATCGACATTAATGAAGTTGGTGATGATCTCGACCGTTTAAATCAGGAGATCAGTGATTACTTTAATGTCGAAAAACTAAACTTCATAGAATTGATAAAGCAAACGGATTTGATGCAATTTTTTGACCTTAAGGCAATACCAGATGCTATCAATACTTTCTTAAGTGGTTTTGGCGCAGTATTGATTGGGTTGTTTTCAGTATTATTTATTTCTTTTTTTTTACTGAAGGATAGTAAATTATTAGAAAATAGCTTGCTTGTTTTCGCAAAGAAAGAAAATGAAACCAGGTTTATGCGGGCTTTCACTAAAATCAAGGACCTATTATCTCGCTATTTCGTTGGTTTATTGCTTCAGATATTGATTCTATTTATATTATACACTATCCTGTTATTAATTTTTGGAGTCCACAATGCGATTGCTGTGGCTTTAATTGCAGCTATCTTTAACCTCATCCCATATGTAGGTCCATTATTTGGTGGAGCCTTAGTATTGATATTAGCAACAACTAGTAATTTAGGGTATGATTTTCAATCTGTAATTTTACCAAAATTGACATATATTTTGATTGGTTACATTGTAATTCAATTGATTGATAATTTTCTAAATCAACCTTTGATTTTTGGGAATAGTGTAAAATCACATCCTTTAGAAATTTTCCTAGCTATTCTTATTTTTGGAGCCTTATTCGGGATTGGTGGATTAATCGTAGCTGTACCCTTTTATACGGCTATTAAGGTAATTGCCAAAGAATTTTTATCCGAGTATAAAATTGTGAAACAATTGACTAAAGAACTATAA
- a CDS encoding class I SAM-dependent methyltransferase — translation MNTEILHTEIQEYIFKKSDENIDLTKLILSGSPFEHITVQELAQQISGRLKAKNKLPLWHQTKGIYYPPTLNLEQTSSEATAIYKSELVSCDTLIDLTGGFGIDDYYFSKKVKRVIHCELHPLLSEITSHNFQVLGANNIETHAGDGLKILKNNEEIDWIYIDPSRRHDSKGKVFFLEDCLPNVPSNLDLLFSKSKNILIKTSPLLDIHSGLKSLQFVKEIHVVALNNEVKELLWILEKETKKDTIIHTINLVKDKNIPFSFSLKEESNFLPKLSLPKKYIYEPNAAIMKAGGFCSISKAYELEKLHNHSHLYTSDQNIEFPGRKFEVISVLPYQKQIIKKEKITKANITTRNFPETVSAIRKKFKIKEGGETYLFFTTNLLDEKIVLVCKKIRVNI, via the coding sequence TTGAACACCGAAATCCTACATACAGAAATACAAGAATATATCTTTAAAAAATCTGACGAGAACATAGATCTGACAAAGTTGATACTCTCAGGAAGCCCTTTTGAACATATAACTGTTCAGGAATTGGCGCAACAGATCAGCGGAAGATTAAAAGCTAAAAATAAATTACCTCTATGGCATCAAACAAAAGGTATTTATTATCCTCCTACCCTTAATTTAGAACAAACCTCATCTGAGGCTACGGCGATTTATAAAAGTGAGTTAGTTTCTTGTGATACATTAATAGACCTTACAGGTGGTTTCGGAATTGATGATTATTATTTTTCTAAAAAAGTAAAGCGTGTTATTCATTGTGAGTTACATCCATTATTAAGCGAAATTACATCTCATAATTTTCAGGTTTTAGGCGCCAATAATATAGAAACACATGCTGGTGATGGATTGAAAATCCTAAAAAACAATGAAGAAATCGATTGGATTTACATCGATCCATCTAGAAGACACGATAGTAAAGGAAAAGTTTTCTTTCTGGAAGATTGCCTACCAAATGTACCATCCAATCTGGATTTATTATTTTCAAAAAGCAAAAATATTCTTATTAAAACTTCTCCGCTGCTTGACATCCATTCTGGACTAAAATCATTGCAGTTCGTAAAAGAAATCCACGTAGTTGCACTAAATAATGAAGTAAAGGAACTGCTTTGGATTCTGGAAAAGGAAACTAAAAAAGACACTATCATCCACACGATCAATCTGGTAAAAGATAAAAATATACCATTTTCCTTTTCATTAAAGGAAGAAAGTAATTTTTTACCAAAACTTTCTTTACCAAAAAAATATATTTACGAACCTAATGCTGCCATTATGAAAGCAGGAGGTTTTTGTAGTATCTCAAAGGCTTATGAACTAGAAAAACTCCATAATCATTCTCATTTATATACTTCGGATCAGAACATAGAATTTCCCGGAAGAAAATTTGAAGTGATTTCGGTACTACCCTATCAGAAACAAATTATTAAAAAAGAAAAAATTACAAAAGCCAATATCACCACACGTAATTTTCCTGAAACTGTTTCTGCTATTCGTAAAAAGTTTAAGATTAAAGAAGGTGGTGAAACTTATTTATTTTTTACAACAAACCTTCTAGACGAGAAAATAGTTTTAGTATGTAAAAAAATTCGGGTCAACATTTAA
- a CDS encoding DUF4159 domain-containing protein, whose amino-acid sequence MITKLTGFICLLLFSGTIAAQDIAVLQYNGGGDWYSNPTALPNLISYCNQNIRTAMSPKPKTVKPESVDIFQYPYIHMTGHGNVFFTEQDAENLRNYLLSGGFLHIDDNYGMEPYVKKELIKIFPDKELVELPVSHPIFSSKYKFPKGLPKIHEHDGERPQALGITHKGRLVLLFTFESDLGDGWENPEIHNDPEEVRQKALKMGANIIKYAFEN is encoded by the coding sequence ATGATCACAAAACTTACAGGTTTTATTTGCCTCTTATTATTTTCTGGAACCATAGCAGCTCAGGATATTGCAGTATTACAATATAATGGTGGTGGTGATTGGTATAGTAATCCTACTGCATTACCTAATCTAATTAGCTACTGCAACCAAAATATTCGCACAGCGATGAGTCCTAAACCTAAAACTGTAAAACCTGAAAGTGTAGACATTTTTCAGTATCCGTATATCCATATGACTGGTCACGGAAATGTTTTTTTTACAGAACAAGATGCAGAGAATTTGAGAAACTACTTATTAAGCGGTGGTTTTTTGCATATTGATGATAATTACGGTATGGAGCCTTATGTCAAAAAAGAATTGATTAAAATATTTCCTGATAAAGAGTTAGTAGAGCTACCTGTTTCTCATCCTATTTTTTCTTCGAAATATAAATTCCCAAAAGGGTTGCCAAAAATACATGAACATGACGGAGAACGTCCACAAGCATTAGGAATTACTCACAAAGGAAGGTTGGTATTGTTATTTACCTTCGAAAGTGATCTGGGTGATGGTTGGGAAAACCCGGAAATTCATAATGATCCAGAAGAAGTTCGTCAAAAAGCACTAAAAATGGGGGCGAATATAATCAAGTATGCTTTTGAGAATTAA
- a CDS encoding nuclear transport factor 2 family protein, translated as MNLAENKKKAIAFYKMAYEGNPREAVQKYLGNQYIQHNPDVADGIEGFVSYFERMQKEYPDKSIEFVRCIAEGNLVSLHTHQTWPGNDEYVTMDFFRFDAQGKICEHWDAIQQIPRKSANTNKMY; from the coding sequence ATGAACCTAGCAGAAAATAAAAAGAAGGCTATCGCTTTTTATAAAATGGCATATGAAGGGAACCCTAGAGAGGCCGTGCAAAAATATCTTGGTAATCAGTATATCCAGCACAATCCTGATGTAGCTGATGGCATCGAAGGTTTCGTTTCCTATTTTGAAAGGATGCAAAAGGAGTATCCCGATAAATCAATTGAATTTGTAAGGTGCATTGCAGAGGGAAATTTGGTGTCTCTTCATACGCATCAGACTTGGCCTGGAAATGATGAATACGTTACTATGGACTTTTTTCGTTTTGATGCGCAGGGGAAAATATGCGAGCATTGGGATGCAATACAACAGATTCCAAGAAAATCAGCCAATACTAATAAAATGTATTAA
- a CDS encoding thioredoxin family protein codes for MIRNLFILLTITISGLITAQDNREAIVVMELFTSQGCSSCPPADELLDTIKDKYKDDNVFVLSYHVDYWNRLGWRDPFSDETFSDYQRDYAIQFNSRSIYTPQLVVNGSEHFTGSNSTKALAAIRNYSKSKTTNTIKLTDLKKEDDQIVMGYNIKGLTFDQVTFALVISERTTKISRGENRNRTLKNANIVVDRLVKEEESGLITLSIPDWIGNSDELSIIAYTQNDKLKTTGATKINI; via the coding sequence ATGATAAGAAACCTTTTTATACTATTAACGATCACAATTTCCGGATTGATTACTGCTCAGGATAATCGTGAAGCAATTGTGGTAATGGAATTATTTACCTCACAGGGGTGTAGCAGTTGTCCTCCAGCTGATGAATTACTCGATACTATTAAAGATAAATATAAAGATGATAATGTTTTTGTTTTATCCTATCATGTGGATTACTGGAACCGATTAGGTTGGAGAGATCCTTTCAGTGATGAAACATTTAGCGATTACCAAAGGGATTATGCTATACAATTTAATAGCCGATCTATTTATACACCGCAATTAGTAGTTAATGGCAGTGAGCATTTTACAGGATCTAATAGTACTAAAGCATTAGCAGCGATAAGAAACTATTCAAAATCTAAAACTACCAATACTATAAAACTTACTGATTTGAAAAAAGAAGATGATCAGATTGTAATGGGATATAATATAAAAGGTTTGACATTTGATCAAGTTACTTTTGCATTAGTCATATCAGAACGAACAACAAAAATCAGTAGAGGAGAGAATCGAAACAGAACCCTTAAAAACGCTAATATTGTTGTTGATCGTTTGGTTAAAGAAGAAGAATCTGGGTTGATCACTTTATCTATTCCTGATTGGATAGGTAATAGCGATGAATTATCTATCATCGCCTATACACAAAATGACAAATTAAAGACTACTGGAGCCACCAAAATAAATATCTAA
- a CDS encoding DUF885 family protein, with protein sequence MAKKRTWKFWTSRTLLIILVLGLLWLVNLIWFRPFNINHFYDKVFLELALDSPELTTSMGIPVIYDWSKDELDDISDAKQWETFNKMKEDYKTLQSYDFENQSEPNQLNTKILGFYLEGLVDGEQFFYHDYPVNQMGGIQSSLPSLMENSHKLRDKSDAEAYITRLSLFDTKFDQLIESLKIREDKGVIPPKFVTDRVLDEMKGFIGEKKSNILYTNFETKIDKLEELSQEEKDTLKKRVEEEIETTVFGAYKKLIAYFEQLKGKAKTDDGVWKLPEGEAYYRYQLKQRTTTDLDPEEVHQIGLSEVARIKSEMQEILSAEGYIDSTKTLGAIIQELNKEERFLFPNNDEGRQMVLDEYDRILSEISAGLDDAFDIRPKAGLEVKRVPEFKEEGSAGAYYNRPAMDGSRGGVFYANLRNVHESVKFGMKTLAYHEGVPGHHFQIAIQSELEGVPIFRTIGLFTSYIEGWALYSEQLAWELGFYKNDPFGNLGRLQAEMFRAVRLVVDTGIHHKKWTREQAINYMVQNTGMTTTEVTTEIERYIVWPGQACAYKIGMLKILELREKAKKKLGDRFDLRDFHNAVLKNGAVPLDILEEIIDAYIESVQKKK encoded by the coding sequence ATGGCTAAAAAACGTACATGGAAATTTTGGACCTCAAGAACTTTACTTATCATTTTGGTTTTGGGATTACTTTGGCTTGTTAATCTTATCTGGTTTCGACCTTTTAATATCAATCATTTTTATGACAAAGTATTTTTAGAACTGGCTTTAGATAGCCCTGAACTTACCACTTCGATGGGAATTCCTGTTATCTATGACTGGTCTAAGGATGAATTAGATGATATTTCTGATGCGAAGCAATGGGAAACTTTCAATAAAATGAAAGAAGACTATAAAACTTTACAAAGTTATGATTTTGAAAACCAATCAGAACCGAATCAATTGAACACTAAGATTTTAGGATTTTATCTGGAAGGGTTAGTGGATGGTGAGCAATTTTTCTATCACGATTATCCTGTTAATCAAATGGGAGGTATACAGAGTTCATTACCAAGCTTGATGGAAAATTCGCATAAGCTTAGAGATAAAAGCGATGCCGAAGCGTATATCACACGATTATCTCTTTTTGATACTAAGTTTGATCAATTAATAGAGAGCTTAAAGATAAGAGAGGATAAAGGTGTTATTCCTCCAAAGTTTGTTACGGATCGTGTATTAGACGAAATGAAAGGTTTTATTGGTGAGAAAAAATCAAACATTCTATATACTAATTTCGAAACTAAAATTGACAAATTAGAAGAGCTGTCTCAAGAAGAAAAAGATACTCTAAAAAAACGAGTCGAAGAGGAAATAGAAACGACTGTTTTTGGGGCTTATAAAAAACTCATTGCGTATTTCGAACAGCTTAAAGGAAAGGCTAAAACAGATGATGGAGTTTGGAAATTACCGGAAGGAGAAGCGTATTATAGATATCAGTTAAAGCAGCGTACCACGACAGATCTTGATCCCGAAGAAGTGCATCAAATTGGATTATCAGAAGTAGCTAGGATAAAAAGTGAAATGCAAGAAATTCTTTCTGCAGAAGGATATATTGACTCTACAAAAACGTTGGGTGCTATCATCCAGGAATTAAATAAAGAAGAACGTTTTCTTTTTCCAAATAATGATGAAGGAAGACAAATGGTACTCGATGAATATGATCGTATACTATCCGAAATTAGTGCAGGTCTTGACGATGCATTCGATATAAGACCAAAAGCTGGTCTTGAGGTAAAACGAGTTCCGGAATTTAAAGAAGAAGGATCAGCGGGTGCATATTATAACAGACCCGCTATGGACGGTTCTCGTGGAGGTGTATTTTATGCAAACCTTAGAAACGTTCACGAATCTGTAAAATTTGGGATGAAAACACTAGCCTATCACGAAGGAGTGCCGGGGCATCATTTTCAAATTGCGATTCAATCAGAACTAGAAGGAGTTCCCATTTTTAGAACTATAGGTCTTTTTACATCCTACATAGAAGGATGGGCGTTGTATTCCGAACAATTGGCTTGGGAGTTAGGTTTTTATAAAAATGACCCTTTTGGAAATTTAGGAAGGTTACAGGCAGAGATGTTTAGAGCGGTTCGACTTGTCGTAGATACAGGTATTCATCATAAAAAATGGACAAGAGAACAAGCAATTAATTATATGGTACAAAATACAGGGATGACCACAACAGAGGTTACTACAGAAATTGAACGATATATTGTTTGGCCGGGACAAGCCTGTGCATATAAGATTGGGATGCTTAAAATATTAGAACTTAGAGAAAAAGCAAAGAAAAAGCTAGGCGATCGTTTTGACTTAAGAGATTTTCACAATGCGGTTTTGAAAAACGGAGCAGTTCCCTTGGATATTTTAGAAGAGATTATTGATGCATATATTGAGAGCGTTCAAAAGAAAAAATGA
- a CDS encoding DUF4832 domain-containing protein produces the protein MKTYKTTNLRKSIALLFFIVCQISLVAQTVNYTESTNIIANPERGLQKYSITSSDYAITSGANNLPVSTLNSWKSSSDKVTVVYRYFLLDAFLNSDINTTFLNNIQNDFDNVREAGFKIIVRFSYSNAQGTDAQQPIKSQILTHISQLSPILNANKDVIFSHQAGFIGTWGEWYYTNSTEFGTDGNISTAQWANRKEIIDAMLTATPIEVPIQVRYAGIKTNMYGVSQLTEQTAYKNTANARIGFFNDAFLNDWGDQGTYSISSQCENPIGTTDYNYISNETKYLPMTGETNGLSPCDNGFRTTGENAINELDLTNWTTINRDYYTPFWDQVISSNHYNDILKNVGYRFVLNSSTVTLDDTGFDLTLSISNTGFARPFKQRNVYLVIKNTATNAITKELINTDIRTWETTVSITQNFDFQLSGTFQLYLWMPDNETLLETNPDYSIQFANSGTWDSVTGYNDLLQTINLTTLSIADFSLNEYLFMYPNPASDFITIQLKNSDKEKVKIYNTVGKVVKEVLISNNHKLDISKLPNGVYFICLDNNKLSTYKFVKQ, from the coding sequence ATGAAAACTTATAAGACAACAAATTTGAGAAAGTCAATTGCATTGCTATTTTTTATAGTATGTCAAATTTCATTAGTAGCACAAACAGTAAACTATACAGAATCCACCAATATTATTGCAAATCCTGAAAGAGGTTTACAAAAATATTCTATAACCTCTAGTGACTATGCAATCACATCTGGAGCAAATAATTTACCTGTTTCTACATTGAATAGCTGGAAAAGTAGTTCGGATAAAGTGACTGTCGTGTATCGATATTTTCTTCTAGATGCTTTTTTGAATTCAGATATTAACACTACTTTTTTGAATAACATACAAAACGATTTTGATAATGTAAGGGAAGCAGGCTTTAAAATTATAGTACGTTTTTCTTATTCTAATGCCCAAGGAACAGATGCGCAACAGCCTATAAAATCTCAAATACTAACTCACATCTCTCAACTATCACCAATATTAAATGCTAACAAAGATGTCATTTTTTCTCATCAAGCAGGTTTTATCGGTACTTGGGGAGAATGGTATTATACCAATTCGACAGAATTTGGTACAGATGGTAACATCTCTACAGCGCAATGGGCCAATCGTAAGGAAATTATTGATGCCATGTTAACCGCTACGCCTATAGAAGTTCCGATTCAAGTTCGATATGCAGGAATTAAAACCAACATGTACGGGGTTTCGCAACTAACCGAACAAACTGCTTATAAAAATACTGCTAATGCCAGAATCGGTTTCTTTAATGATGCTTTTCTGAATGATTGGGGTGATCAAGGAACGTATTCTATATCCAGTCAATGTGAGAATCCTATAGGTACAACGGATTACAATTATATCTCGAATGAAACCAAGTATTTACCTATGACAGGAGAAACTAATGGATTGAGTCCTTGCGATAATGGTTTTAGAACCACGGGAGAAAATGCTATAAATGAATTAGATTTAACTAATTGGACGACTATTAATAGAGATTACTATACACCTTTTTGGGATCAGGTAATTAGCTCAAATCACTATAACGATATTTTAAAAAACGTAGGCTATAGATTTGTGTTAAATTCATCTACAGTAACATTAGATGATACAGGTTTTGATTTGACTTTGAGTATATCCAATACTGGTTTTGCAAGACCTTTTAAACAAAGAAACGTTTATCTAGTTATAAAGAATACCGCCACAAATGCCATTACAAAAGAATTAATCAATACGGATATTAGAACCTGGGAAACTACTGTTTCCATTACTCAAAATTTCGATTTTCAATTATCTGGAACATTTCAATTATATCTTTGGATGCCTGATAATGAAACTTTATTAGAAACAAATCCCGATTATAGTATACAATTTGCTAATTCAGGTACTTGGGATTCCGTAACAGGATATAATGATTTACTGCAAACCATAAATTTAACGACACTTAGCATTGCAGATTTCTCACTTAATGAATACCTATTTATGTACCCAAATCCAGCATCGGATTTTATTACAATTCAATTAAAAAACTCTGATAAAGAAAAAGTTAAAATCTATAATACTGTTGGAAAAGTAGTTAAAGAAGTGTTGATTTCTAATAATCATAAATTGGACATTTCTAAATTACCTAATGGAGTATACTTTATATGTTTAGATAACAATAAATTATCAACTTATAAATTTGTAAAGCAATAA
- a CDS encoding GrpB family protein: MKKTLYDLTKEEWNTLFPIQLVDHNPAWKGVFMQEKQLILDTISTEAILQIEHFGSTSIPTIKSKPYIDIIIETPEELLFDDTIIKQFKKIGYTYFLVPKRELFDAYMSFGKGYKLDGTKEQIFHIHMCPKNNLMWEQVKFRDYLISHPKRAMEYEKLKIKLAAKHKNDRGGYVLSKTNFINETLELIENTSTSSV; encoded by the coding sequence ATGAAGAAAACACTCTATGATTTAACCAAAGAAGAATGGAATACTTTATTCCCAATCCAATTAGTTGACCATAACCCAGCTTGGAAAGGTGTTTTCATGCAAGAAAAGCAACTTATATTAGATACTATATCAACAGAAGCAATCCTACAAATTGAACATTTTGGAAGTACTTCGATTCCTACTATCAAATCCAAACCCTATATAGATATTATAATCGAAACTCCAGAGGAATTACTTTTTGATGATACCATTATCAAACAATTTAAAAAAATTGGATATACTTATTTCTTAGTGCCAAAAAGAGAGCTATTTGATGCTTATATGAGTTTTGGAAAAGGGTATAAACTTGATGGTACTAAAGAGCAAATTTTTCATATCCATATGTGCCCAAAAAATAATCTAATGTGGGAACAAGTAAAGTTTAGAGATTATCTGATCAGTCATCCCAAAAGGGCTATGGAATATGAAAAACTAAAAATAAAATTAGCTGCAAAACATAAAAATGATAGAGGTGGTTATGTTTTATCAAAAACAAATTTTATTAATGAAACTTTAGAATTAATAGAAAACACTTCGACAAGCTCAGTGTGA
- a CDS encoding TrmH family RNA methyltransferase, translating into MTAQLHHENTLFVKKQFPITLVCDRVNAPANIGSIFRIADSFGIEKIYFCGEDITVISKRMQRTARATHEMIPYEQEDQILPVIDKLQSEGYKIIGLEITKNSVPVSEIDFSANDKIALIIGDESQGISEEALTKTTKSIHINMYGTNSSMNVATATGIALYEITKQLMVDG; encoded by the coding sequence ATGACAGCGCAATTACATCACGAGAACACTCTTTTTGTCAAAAAACAATTTCCTATCACTTTGGTTTGTGACCGCGTTAATGCTCCTGCAAATATTGGTAGTATTTTTAGAATTGCCGATAGTTTTGGAATCGAAAAAATATATTTCTGTGGAGAAGACATCACAGTGATTAGCAAACGAATGCAACGTACCGCTAGAGCTACTCATGAGATGATCCCTTACGAACAAGAAGATCAGATTCTACCAGTTATAGATAAATTACAATCTGAAGGATATAAGATCATCGGATTAGAAATTACAAAAAATAGTGTTCCAGTATCAGAAATAGATTTTTCTGCCAATGATAAAATTGCCCTTATTATAGGGGATGAAAGTCAAGGTATTTCTGAAGAGGCATTAACTAAAACAACAAAAAGTATACACATAAATATGTATGGTACTAATAGCAGTATGAATGTCGCTACAGCTACTGGAATTGCGCTATATGAAATTACCAAACAGTTGATGGTTGATGGTTGA